One Scyliorhinus canicula chromosome 12, sScyCan1.1, whole genome shotgun sequence genomic region harbors:
- the LOC119975086 gene encoding aldehyde dehydrogenase, dimeric NADP-preferring-like, which yields MAQIAAVVSGARAAYNQGKTRSVEFRIHQLKELERMITEKKEAFLLALKKDLHKNEFAVEIFEIAGILNDITEAVNKLPEWTEPEFVSKNMMTLMDTVYIHRESLGVVLIIGAWNYPLALIIQPLVGAIAAGNAVVLKPSEVSGNTAKLLGKLLPQYLDKQLYPVINGGVEETTELLKQQFDHIFFTGSTNIGRIVMEAAAKHLTPVTLELGGKSPCYIDGNCNLEVACRRIAWGRFSNCGQTCIAPDYILCDKSIQDELVKKISTTVVEFYGADPQKSPDYGRIVNQRHFKRLMSLLEGAKVAYGGQNNEEDLYIAPTIVTDVDPNSKIMQEEIFGPLLPIVTVASADEAIGFINKRDKPLALYIFSRDKKLTKKMIAETSSGGVTVNDCMIHYTVDTLPFGGVGKSGFGAYHGKFSFETFTHRRACVLKSLAFEKMNSIRYAPATDAKQKRTLWLMSKRGGCVTM from the exons ATGGCACAGATCGCGGCTGTTGTGTCCGGCGCGAGAGCCGCCtacaatcaggggaaaactcgcTCTGTGGAATTCCGCATTCATCAGCTGAAGGAGCTCGAGAGGATGATCActgagaaaaaggaagcattcttaCTGGCGCTCAAAAAGGACTTGCACAAG AATGAATTTGCTGTGGAGATCTTTGAAATTGCAGGCATTCTGAATGATATTACTGAAGCTGTAAACAAACTGCCCGAGTGGACTGAACCGGAGTTCGTATCAAAGAACATGATGACATTAATGGACACCGTTTATATCCATCGAGAGTCTCTGGGAGTGGTTCTGATCATAGGGGCCTGGAACTATCCGTTGGCGCTTATAATCCAGCCTTTAGTTGGGGCAATCGCTGCAG GGAACGCCGTTGTCCTGAAGCCGTCTGAAGTGAGTGGAAATACGGCCAAGTTGCTGGGCAAACTCCTCCCTCAGTACTTGGACAAG CAACTCTACCCTGTCATCAATGGAGGAGTAGAGGAGACAACTGAGCTCCTGAAGCAGCAGTTTGATCACATCTTCTTCACGGGCAGCACCAACATCGGCAGGATTGTAATGGAGGCTGCAGCCAAACATCTGAcccctgtgaccctggagcttggAGGGAAAAGTCCGTGTTACATTGATGGCAACTGTAATCTGGAGGTAGCCTGCAG GCGTATTGCGTGGGGACGGTTCAGTAACTGTGGTCAGACCTGCATCGCTCCAGATTATATCCTGTGTGATAAAAGTATTCAGGATGAACTGGTGAAGAAGATCAGCACAACCGTCGTT GAATTCTATGGCGCTGATCCCCAGAAATCCCCGGACTATGGACGTATCGTCAATCAGCGGCATTTTAAGAGACTGATGTCCTTGCTGGAAGGAGCGAAAGTGGCGTATGGTGGCCAAAATAATGAAGAGGATCTTTACATAG CTCCCACAATCGTGACCGATGTGGATCCCAACTCCAAGATTATGCAGGAGGAGATCTTTGGGCCATTGCTGCCGATAGTCACGGTCGCGAGTGCCGACGAGGCCATTGGCTTCATCAACAAGCGGGACAAGCCTCTGGCTCTCTACATCTTCTCTCGGGACAAGAAG ttaACAAAGAAGATGATAGCAGAGACCTCCAGTGGTGGTGTGACTGTCAATGACTGTATGATCCATTACACCGTTGACACACTGCCGTTTGGGGGTGTAG GTAAGAGTGGATTTGGGGCGTACCACGGCAAATTCAGCTTTGAAACATTCACCCACCGCCGGGCTTGCGTGCTGAAGTCTCTGGCTTTCGAAAAGATGAACAGTATCCGCTACGCGCCAGCCACTGACGCGAAGCAAAAGCGAACCCTGTGGCTGATGAGTAAACGTGGAGGATGCGTAACAATGTGA